The Ziziphus jujuba cultivar Dongzao chromosome 1, ASM3175591v1 genome segment tattttatttttattttcttattccaaaTCCAATTaacaacccttttttttttttggtccctcTTGTGTTTTCCAGCGTCCAAATGTAGGGGATTGTTTTCACATGCAATCAGAAGAGATAAAACTATTGCATAAATATTATGAATTCGAAAGTTCTTATAGcaatattcataatatatatttatataactttttttttttttttgctttattgtTTGACATCAATAAGTTGTATAGTTTATACCATAAAAATATTCACTTTGGTTTTCCTCTTCCCCTTCTCTCTAGGGATGTTCTGATTCCATTTCCTATCTAACCAAGTGACTTGGTACATTTATTTCtgtgttaatattttttaaatgaaataatataaacaaaattggTGAACATAAataaagatagaaaaaaaacGATAAAATGTCTAGATTTCCTTTAATAACTCAATCagatattaaattaggaagACCTTTTCTTACTTAACCTTTATACCAACaagtcattttctttttttaatttaacaaaaaaaatcttcttttttttgggtagatatGAATAAGTCActtataaaatctatatatttgattttgatgttgtgcattattatagattattagTTTACATGTGAATATGGGGAATTGCACATGGTGAAATGGTGTTATTGGTTATATGCAATAGCTTCTTCATGGTTAGATAATTCCAAACACAAAatcaaacttttttgtttttttttccctttttttgtgAATAACACAAAATCAGACTTACTTACTGTTCAATGACCATGTCCTTTATTGGTAATTGAATTCCGAAGATAGATAGACTAAACTGTTATAGAACAACCTCTTTTGTGGGAATGATGAATTTTAAGGCTTAAGAAGCTCTTTTTGACCATTTCaaattacccttttttttttttcttttttttaagggttttttctttttgtttgggagcattagaAGATACCCATTAAAACATTTTGACTAATCTTCACAGATTGCTAATTTTCTGCTTTTAAAAGTGTACACAGTACCTAGCTAGTAGTTGAAAACCCATTTACAGCAAGTGGACCATCCAGGAGGAGCTGAGATTGAGCATCCCgtacaatataaaattataccCATCCAAACTCCTACCAGAGCGCaaccatgaaaatatatatatatatatatatatatatatttatatatatattaataatattaataaacaaataagaaaagtaatagaaaaaaaaaaaagaaaaaaagaaaaaacccatTGTTTGCTCCAAATTCGTAATACCATTAGAAAATGTcctataaattattattgaaagCTTTTTGAgtgaacagaaaaagaaaaaaagaaaaggcatgaAATGGTCCTTTGAACAAAGTTTCTGCGACATTGCTAATCTTTTTAGTCATCTGGGGCTGATAAGCAACATTTAAATCCCCTTGTAACGTAAcctcaacatatatatatatatatatatttatatatttatcaaaaaaacatatatatatatatatgtagagagagagagaggctatGATCCTATGCATTCACGGCCATTTTCGTATTCCCAGTCCCACACTGTTTATTGTGCCATTAAAGAAACAGACATCCCTTTGACTGTCTCTCCCTCTTGGGTTTAGAGAgaaagggaagagagagaaagtgttTGTGCTCTGTCTCTCCTCTGCTTCAGCTGGAGATTTGtctctctgttttttctttttctttgtcatCGTGTTCTCTGTGCATGAAAACGgagtttttagtttaaaaatatttattgaaaatgaaataCATTAGGACCAACAGCTTGAGAAGGCTCTTTTCACTCAAACGGCGAGGCTTGGAAGAAGATGCTTCGAACCCAAATGTGTTAGCTGGCGAAGAAAACAATGAAAGCTTCAAGAGCGTTGGAGTAGCAGAGCCTTCTCAGAGACCCATCTGGAAATGCTTTTCTTATGAAGAAATTTCCGATGCCACAAATTGTTTTAGCTCAGGTTTTGCTTCACACCCTTTTGtcaaaaaatttcaagtttgatttaattttttatttttgtgttgattTATTTTTCTGAAGTTCTTCATGTTTTTGGGGGATGTGGGTTTTGGTCAGAAAATTTAGTTGGGAAAGGAGGCTATGCAGAGGTATACAGAGGAATTCTTAAAAATGGGGATGAAATTGCTGTGAAAAGGCTCACGAAAGCTGCTACTGatgaaaggaaagagaaagagttcTTGACAGAGATTGGAACAGTCGGCCACGTCTGCCATCCAAACGTGATGTCACTCATGGGCTGTTGCATTGACAGCGGGCTCTACCTCATCTTCCAGTTTTCCTCCAGAGGCTCTGTTGCTTCCCTTCTTCATGGTAGAAGAATTACAAACTAAACTGTTTCAAAAAACAATCTCATTTTTGCTTCTTAATCACATAGCAGCAAGCACATAATTAGCCCATGATATATGGTTTTTGTCTCTGGGTTTTTGTGTTTTCAATTGAAACATTCTAATCTTTGTTTGATAGATGAGAATTTGCCACCTTTGGAATGGAAAACAAGGTACAAAATAGCCATTGGAGCAGCTCGAGGGCTTCATTACCTGCACAAGGATTGCCAGAGAAGGATAATTCACAGGGACATAAAGTCGTCCAATATTCTATTGACTTCGGATTTTGAACCTCTGGTAATcatatagaaattttcatactctatttttgccttttaatttgtttttgaatttgatactAGTCCTTTGCTGTGAATGTCTCAGATTTCTGATTTTGGACTAGCCAAATGGCTTCCTTCTCAGTGGACTCATCATTCAATTGCTCCGATCGAAGGGACATTTGGGTATTTAAGTCATCTTACAattacaaacttttttttttcttttcttctttttttattttattttatgtgtatataaaacagtgggaaaaaaaaaatggttatggTTTTTGATTGTTAATCTTTCATATCATGTAGGCACTTAGCCCCAGAGTACTATATGCATGGGATTGTGGATGAGAAAACAGATGTTTTTGCTTTTGGAGTTTTTCTTTTGGAGATGATCTCAGGCAGGAAACCAGTAGATGGGTCTCACCAGAGCTTGCATAGCTGGGTATTGATGGcagtttgaattaatttttttagaagatATTTTGCCGTATTCTTTTGGGAATTATCCTAATGGGTTTCTTCTAGAGTTAGGCATGACTAaataacccctttttttttatcatttagcATATGTAATTGTCGCCCTTTTCGTGATTGTTAAATCTGTATTGAACAGGCCAAGCCAATATTGAAGGAAGGAGAAAATGAGAAGTTGGTAGACCCCAGGCTCCAAGGGGCCTACGATGTTACACAGCTGAAAAGACTTGCCTTTGCAGCATCTCTATGCATTCGAGCTTCTTCGACGTGGAGGCCTACCATGAGCAAGGTAGCTTATTAAACTAGATGCTATGCCTTAATTATGATTCCATTCCTGTAATTATCATGTTGATTCATAGGACAAATGGGGAAGCCACCAAAATGACAATTATAAGAAAACAATCATTCCATCAATGCAAGAAATATGAAATGTTTCTTTTCATAACTTGTTTAGTTGTAGACTGCTATGATTTTTCCATTCAGAAGATGACATCTATAGCCccttaaaacttttaaattgtatttggtTAGATGCTTCATTTTCCTTTATCAATTTATATGTTATCTTTTAAGCATCATATGGATATTATTTAAGGTCCAAGTAATTAAATAACGCCACTTATCATTTCTTCATGAGGTTATTTATATGCATGGATACGGCcataaatttcttaataaactAAGATTTAGGGTCATTTTTGCATATGACAGTGACTATTTAGTTGACTGGTGGAGCGGCGAAGCAATTTTGTAATGgggtttatttataatttcaaaatgtGTTTGGTTTGTTGCTTGTAATGACTTCGCACTCCTTTTCACGGGTCAGGATTACTGAAGAAACTTAGAATTTggtatttttggtgttgattatGAGGcgttgggaattttttttttttattattttttttttcatgcaatTCCGAATGGTCCGAAAATGTTCTATTTTATCCT includes the following:
- the LOC107417000 gene encoding probable receptor-like serine/threonine-protein kinase At5g57670, producing MKYIRTNSLRRLFSLKRRGLEEDASNPNVLAGEENNESFKSVGVAEPSQRPIWKCFSYEEISDATNCFSSENLVGKGGYAEVYRGILKNGDEIAVKRLTKAATDERKEKEFLTEIGTVGHVCHPNVMSLMGCCIDSGLYLIFQFSSRGSVASLLHDENLPPLEWKTRYKIAIGAARGLHYLHKDCQRRIIHRDIKSSNILLTSDFEPLISDFGLAKWLPSQWTHHSIAPIEGTFGHLAPEYYMHGIVDEKTDVFAFGVFLLEMISGRKPVDGSHQSLHSWAKPILKEGENEKLVDPRLQGAYDVTQLKRLAFAASLCIRASSTWRPTMSKVLEVMEKGGEMDEEKWNVPEEEEDQDEFWGFEDLEYECNSSLSISPRDSISTGSFLELRGLDT